GGGTGGCCATGAGCGAGATGCGCACGGCCATCAAGAAGTTCCGCAGCCTGGTGGCGGAAAAGCGCCGCGAGGATGCCCTGGGCTCCCTTCCCGGCGTGTACGCCCTGATCGACCGAACCCGGAAGAAGGGCGTCATCCACGCGAACACCGCCGCCCGCTACAAGTCCCGCCTCGCCCGCGTACTGAGCACGCTGGGCACGAACTAACCGAGACCCCGAAACCCACGACGTCGGGGAGGGCCCATCGGCCCTCCCCGATGCGTTGTATCCCCTCCTCTCCCCCGCGGGACTCGGCCGCGCCCCTCCCGCGTTATATTGGCCACGGAGGACAGAGCAATGACCGTCGCCGTCGAGACCGCCCTTCAGGAAAAGATCCGCGACTGGGCCCGGCGCCGCAAGGCCGTCATCCTCGCCCACAACTACCAGATCGGCCCCATCCAGGACGTGGCCGATTTCGTGGGAGATTCCCTGGGACTGTCCCGGCAGGCGTCCCAGACGGAGGCGGAGGTCATCGTTTTCTGCGGCGTCCACTTCATGGCCGAGACGGCCAGCATCCTTTGCCCGGACAAGACGGTCCTCATCCCTGACCTCGAAGCCGGGTGCTCCCTGTCGGACACGTTGACGGCCGCCCAGCTGGCCTCCTGGAAGCGACGCTACCCCGAAGCGGTGGTCGTCACCTACGTCAACACCTCCGCGGCGGTCAAGGCGCTCAGCGAC
The sequence above is drawn from the Acidobacteriota bacterium genome and encodes:
- the rpsT gene encoding 30S ribosomal protein S20, whose protein sequence is MANHVSAIKRMRQNEKRRLRNRVAMSEMRTAIKKFRSLVAEKRREDALGSLPGVYALIDRTRKKGVIHANTAARYKSRLARVLSTLGTN